One genomic region from Rhinoraja longicauda isolate Sanriku21f chromosome 36, sRhiLon1.1, whole genome shotgun sequence encodes:
- the LOC144610279 gene encoding prostate-associated microseminoprotein-like, with translation MDIRLVESMRVKVAYSEFQKVTTCFDTNDGTVHQYGESWLNSNCQSCVCSAHGYECCARYFRPTGYSDDCMVMFDLHSCMFRVHSKADPSVECPAEAAIGK, from the exons ATGGACATCCGCCTGGTGGAGTCGATGCGAGTCAAGGTGGCATATTCGGAATTTCAGAAAGTTACG ACGTGTTTTGACACAAACGATGGGACGGTTCATCAATATGGAGAGAGTTGGTTGAACTCCAATTGCCAGTCCTGCGTGTGCTCGGCTCATGGCTATGAATGCTGTGCCCG GTATTTCAGGCCAACGGGTTACTCCGATGATTGCATGGTAATGTTCGATCTACATAGTTGTATGTTTCGAGTCCATTCGAAGGCAGACCCGTCTGTCGAATGTCCAGCGGAAGCAGCTATTGGGAAATGA